A section of the Asticcacaulis sp. EMRT-3 genome encodes:
- a CDS encoding tetratricopeptide repeat protein yields the protein MSDIFDETEDKLRADKWVAIVKKTWPWVTGVLVIALVVALGIWGWQSLRAAHSAKASEAFQAGIDASGNGDDATAKKQFEAAVKDGSPSYKALALMELAGMADAAHKPDEAIKDLDEAAKAAPSPLLRDTAALKAAYISMDTAPYADVVKRLTPLTGKNDPVAPLAKEALALAKLQNGDIKGARDDLKVLSITVGTPDGLKQRAGEIVEAIDSGAIPTALAILKEPVPNLPTPSAMQAATQAAGPPDGAQ from the coding sequence GTGAGCGACATTTTTGACGAAACCGAAGACAAATTACGCGCCGACAAATGGGTCGCCATCGTCAAAAAGACGTGGCCCTGGGTAACGGGTGTACTGGTGATCGCCCTGGTCGTGGCGCTCGGCATCTGGGGCTGGCAGAGCTTGCGGGCCGCGCATTCGGCGAAGGCCTCCGAGGCTTTTCAGGCAGGGATTGATGCTTCGGGCAATGGCGACGACGCCACCGCGAAAAAGCAGTTTGAAGCCGCCGTCAAGGATGGCAGTCCGTCCTACAAGGCCCTGGCCCTGATGGAGTTGGCCGGGATGGCCGATGCGGCGCACAAGCCGGACGAAGCTATCAAGGATCTGGATGAAGCCGCCAAGGCTGCGCCGTCGCCGCTGTTGCGCGATACTGCCGCTCTCAAGGCCGCCTATATTAGCATGGATACGGCCCCTTACGCCGATGTCGTCAAACGACTGACGCCCCTGACCGGCAAGAATGATCCTGTTGCACCTCTGGCCAAGGAAGCCCTGGCCCTGGCCAAGCTTCAGAATGGCGACATCAAGGGCGCACGTGACGATCTCAAGGTGCTCAGCATCACTGTGGGAACGCCCGACGGCCTGAAGCAGCGGGCGGGTGAAATTGTCGAAGCTATCGATTCGGGCGCTATTCCAACCGCTCTCGCCATTCTCAAAGAACCCGTACCCAATCTGCCGACACCTTCCGCGATGCAGGCTGCAACTCAGGCCGCCGGTCCGCCGGATGGCGCTCAGTAA
- the panB gene encoding 3-methyl-2-oxobutanoate hydroxymethyltransferase encodes MSRQTAPSRSKRLTAPDIHARKGQTPIVCLTCYSTPMAQIMDPHCDILLVGDSLGMVIHGLPNTIGVTMDMMSLHAQAVMRGANTALVVVDMPFGSYEASPELAFANAVRLLKETGAQAVKLESGSAVADTIRYLVERGIPVMGHIGLRPQAVNAEGGFKAKGRNEAEREKVLKEARDTDTAGAFAIVVEGVAADLAGEITAAVKAPTIGIGASSACDGQVLVVDDMLGLFDWTPKFVRHYADLRNQIDSAVAAYADDVRSRSFPAPEETYFSK; translated from the coding sequence TTGAGCCGCCAAACCGCGCCCAGCCGCAGCAAGCGATTAACCGCCCCTGATATTCATGCCCGTAAAGGCCAGACTCCGATTGTCTGCCTGACCTGTTATTCGACGCCGATGGCGCAGATCATGGATCCGCATTGCGATATTCTGCTGGTGGGCGACAGCCTTGGCATGGTGATTCACGGCTTGCCCAACACAATCGGCGTCACCATGGACATGATGAGCCTCCATGCTCAGGCGGTGATGCGCGGGGCCAATACGGCGCTGGTCGTGGTCGATATGCCGTTTGGCAGTTATGAGGCCAGTCCCGAACTGGCCTTCGCTAATGCGGTGCGGCTTTTGAAGGAAACCGGCGCTCAGGCCGTCAAGCTGGAAAGCGGTTCGGCTGTGGCGGACACGATCCGTTATCTGGTCGAACGCGGCATTCCGGTGATGGGCCATATCGGTTTGCGACCGCAGGCGGTCAATGCCGAGGGCGGTTTCAAGGCCAAGGGGCGTAACGAAGCGGAGCGCGAAAAGGTGCTGAAGGAGGCGCGCGACACCGATACCGCCGGCGCTTTCGCCATCGTTGTGGAAGGCGTGGCCGCCGATCTGGCCGGTGAGATCACCGCCGCGGTCAAGGCGCCGACCATCGGCATCGGGGCTTCCAGCGCCTGCGACGGTCAGGTGCTGGTGGTGGATGACATGCTGGGCCTGTTCGACTGGACACCGAAATTCGTGCGTCATTACGCCGATCTGCGCAACCAGATCGATTCTGCGGTGGCGGCCTACGCTGATGATGTCAGGTCGCGCAGCTTTCCCGCCCCAGAAGAGACATATTTTTCGAAATAA
- a CDS encoding PadR family transcriptional regulator, protein MRGFFFHRLGGGHGLERHFGHRDGFGRGFGRGHSDGFDPRRMDHDFRDGRGSRDGRGLGHGGLRLVLLKLIAEKPSHGYELIKAVEDLFKGAYTPSPGVVYPTLSWLEDEGHITIAAGEDGRKQASITDTGQSFLNEHADQIDAIFARMEQAGGEHGDYAPIYRAMHNLKSALRMRGLKSLDQTQIEAIVDLIDDTAKKIERL, encoded by the coding sequence ATGCGTGGCTTTTTCTTTCACCGCCTTGGAGGCGGTCACGGTCTTGAGCGCCATTTCGGCCATCGCGACGGCTTTGGTCGCGGTTTCGGACGCGGACACAGCGATGGTTTTGACCCGCGCCGTATGGATCACGATTTCCGCGACGGCCGCGGCAGCCGCGATGGCCGCGGCCTTGGTCACGGCGGTTTACGGCTGGTATTGCTTAAACTCATCGCCGAAAAACCCAGTCACGGATACGAACTGATCAAGGCTGTCGAAGACCTTTTCAAAGGCGCCTACACGCCCTCGCCCGGCGTCGTTTACCCCACACTAAGCTGGCTCGAAGACGAAGGCCATATCACCATCGCCGCCGGTGAAGACGGCCGCAAGCAGGCTTCGATCACCGACACCGGCCAGTCCTTCCTGAACGAACATGCCGATCAGATCGACGCCATCTTCGCGCGCATGGAACAGGCTGGCGGCGAGCACGGCGACTATGCACCGATCTACCGCGCCATGCATAATCTCAAATCGGCGCTGCGGATGCGTGGCCTGAAATCGCTCGACCAGACTCAGATCGAAGCGATTGTCGATCTGATCGACGACACCGCCAAGAAGATCGAACGGTTGTAA
- a CDS encoding SIP domain-containing protein, producing the protein MDYVLIADQTALPALLKRLERLSGGRVVVLAQRPDSEMAVTILPAGLTHSSSAAWLTASAATRSRACHAAMSQSHRSLDKAEWHWVHDDREHAFALNQALRGLHLPQGQTQAWVACSSTESRLIRRQLVEDHGVSPDHIECVFYASASRRSSTATESGLKPAMM; encoded by the coding sequence ATGGATTATGTTCTGATCGCCGATCAAACCGCCCTGCCCGCTCTGCTTAAGCGCCTTGAGCGTTTATCGGGCGGGCGCGTGGTGGTGCTGGCTCAACGGCCTGACAGTGAAATGGCCGTCACCATCTTGCCCGCCGGGCTAACGCATAGCTCAAGCGCCGCATGGCTCACCGCATCCGCGGCGACGCGCAGTCGCGCTTGCCATGCTGCGATGAGTCAAAGTCATCGCAGCTTGGATAAGGCCGAATGGCATTGGGTGCATGATGATAGGGAGCACGCCTTCGCACTCAACCAAGCCTTGCGCGGTCTGCATCTGCCGCAAGGCCAAACCCAGGCATGGGTGGCCTGCTCCTCCACCGAATCCCGGCTGATCCGCCGCCAGCTTGTCGAAGATCATGGCGTCTCGCCCGATCATATCGAATGCGTCTTTTATGCCTCGGCCAGCAGACGCTCAAGCACGGCAACAGAATCGGGCTTGAAACCGGCGATGATGTGA
- a CDS encoding ArsC family reductase has protein sequence MLTIYGIKNCDTMQKAMKWLTARGVDFRFHDYKASGIDAQHLGRWCERLGWEAVLNRSGTTFRKLPEADREGLSADKAIALMLAQPSMIRRPIFETGDHIIAGFKPDSVAVLERLLAEA, from the coding sequence ATGCTCACTATTTACGGCATCAAAAATTGCGACACTATGCAAAAGGCCATGAAATGGCTGACGGCGCGCGGGGTGGATTTCAGATTCCACGATTACAAGGCGTCCGGCATTGATGCGCAACATCTTGGCAGATGGTGCGAACGGCTGGGCTGGGAAGCCGTGCTCAATCGTTCAGGCACCACGTTTCGCAAATTACCGGAGGCGGATCGTGAGGGGTTGAGCGCTGACAAGGCCATTGCATTGATGCTGGCTCAGCCTTCGATGATCAGACGGCCGATTTTTGAAACCGGCGATCACATCATCGCCGGTTTCAAGCCCGATTCTGTTGCCGTGCTTGAGCGTCTGCTGGCCGAGGCATAA
- a CDS encoding cold-shock protein, with the protein MASGTVKWFNPTKGFGFIQPDQGGNDVFVHVSAVERAGLRTLNEGQKVSYEIAQDRGKSSAVNLQTV; encoded by the coding sequence ATGGCCAGCGGTACCGTAAAGTGGTTCAACCCGACCAAGGGTTTCGGTTTCATTCAACCTGATCAAGGCGGCAATGACGTGTTCGTTCACGTGTCCGCCGTTGAGCGCGCCGGTCTGCGCACGCTGAACGAAGGTCAAAAGGTTTCGTACGAAATCGCTCAGGATCGCGGCAAGAGCTCAGCCGTCAACCTGCAAACCGTCTGA
- the guaA gene encoding glutamine-hydrolyzing GMP synthase, giving the protein MSHHEALLIVDFGSQVTQLIARRVRECGVYCEIHPFTKAAEALAALKPKAVILSGSPHSVIDAGPRIDASLFEQNVPVFGICYGEQLMCELLGGKVEAGHDREFGRAEIDVIKASPIFKGLDAKETVWMSHGDRVTAIPDGFEVIATSEGAPYAAIADERRKFYAVQFHPEVVHTKRGTDMIRNFLFEIAGFAGDWSMASFRQEMVAKIREQVGTGKVICGLSGGVDSSVAAVLIHEAIGEQLTCVFVDTGLLRKNEGQQVVSLFRDHYNIPLIHVEAQELFLGALKGVADPEAKRKTIGKLFIDVFDVEAAKIEGAQFLAQGTLYPDVVESVSPSGGPSAVIKSHHNVGGLPDYMKLKLVEPLRELFKDEVRALGRELGLDAAFVGRHPFPGPGLAIRIPGEVTPEKVKTLQDADAIYLDEIRKAGLYNEIWQAFAVLLPVKTVGVMGDARTYEDVLALRAVTSSDGMTADFYEFPWAVLGRCATRIVNEVRGVNRVVYDVTSKPPGTIEWE; this is encoded by the coding sequence ATGTCCCATCACGAAGCCCTGCTGATCGTCGATTTCGGCTCTCAGGTGACACAACTGATCGCGCGCCGTGTGCGCGAATGCGGCGTCTATTGCGAAATCCACCCCTTCACCAAGGCCGCCGAAGCGCTGGCGGCGCTGAAGCCAAAGGCCGTCATTCTGTCGGGCAGCCCGCACAGCGTGATCGATGCCGGGCCGCGCATCGATGCCTCTTTGTTTGAGCAGAATGTGCCTGTTTTCGGAATATGTTACGGCGAACAGCTCATGTGCGAACTGCTGGGCGGCAAGGTCGAGGCCGGGCACGACCGTGAGTTTGGTCGCGCCGAAATCGACGTGATCAAGGCGTCGCCAATCTTCAAGGGCCTTGATGCGAAGGAAACCGTGTGGATGAGCCACGGCGACCGCGTCACCGCCATTCCCGACGGGTTCGAAGTCATCGCCACATCGGAGGGCGCGCCCTATGCCGCCATTGCCGATGAAAGGCGCAAATTCTACGCTGTGCAGTTTCACCCCGAAGTGGTGCATACCAAGCGCGGCACCGACATGATCCGCAACTTCCTGTTCGAGATTGCAGGCTTTGCCGGCGACTGGTCGATGGCCTCGTTCCGTCAGGAAATGGTGGCCAAAATCCGCGAGCAGGTGGGGACGGGCAAGGTGATCTGCGGCCTGTCGGGCGGGGTCGATTCTTCCGTGGCCGCCGTTTTGATCCACGAAGCCATTGGCGAGCAACTGACCTGCGTCTTCGTCGATACCGGCCTGTTGCGCAAGAATGAAGGCCAGCAGGTGGTGTCTCTCTTCAGGGATCACTATAATATTCCGCTGATCCATGTTGAAGCGCAAGAGCTTTTCCTTGGTGCGCTGAAAGGCGTTGCCGACCCGGAGGCCAAACGCAAGACCATCGGCAAGCTGTTTATCGACGTTTTCGACGTCGAGGCGGCCAAGATCGAAGGCGCGCAATTCCTGGCCCAGGGTACGCTCTATCCTGACGTGGTCGAGAGCGTTTCGCCGTCCGGCGGCCCGTCGGCGGTGATCAAGTCGCACCATAATGTTGGCGGCCTACCGGACTATATGAAGCTGAAACTGGTCGAGCCCTTGCGCGAACTGTTCAAGGACGAGGTGCGGGCGCTGGGCCGCGAACTGGGCCTCGACGCTGCTTTTGTGGGCCGTCATCCGTTTCCGGGGCCGGGTCTGGCCATTCGTATTCCCGGCGAGGTCACGCCCGAAAAGGTCAAAACGCTTCAGGATGCCGACGCCATCTATCTCGATGAAATCCGCAAGGCCGGGCTTTATAATGAGATATGGCAGGCTTTCGCCGTGCTGCTGCCGGTCAAGACGGTGGGGGTGATGGGCGATGCCCGCACCTATGAAGACGTGCTGGCCTTGCGCGCCGTCACCTCGTCGGACGGCATGACCGCCGATTTCTACGAATTTCCCTGGGCGGTTCTTGGCCGCTGCGCCACCCGAATCGTCAATGAAGTCAGGGGCGTTAACCGCGTTGTTTACGACGTGACGTCAAAGCCGCCCGGCACGATCGAGTGGGAATAG
- a CDS encoding RsmB/NOP family class I SAM-dependent RNA methyltransferase gives MTPAARLQAAAEILDQLVVTRATAETVLKAWGQGHRYAGSKDRRAIADRVYRCLRARQRLIWAMQADERHPGRALVLGSLALIDGLPLAEIDALFSGQGYGPPPLSAQERQRLAAGEGDAPDWVKSGLPEFVVARFQRQFGDDWAAEATELMAPRAPIDLRVNGSRTTRTAMLDYLREAGLSPEPTPFSAFGIRLPAEPPPNLVKLDAYQNGLIEIQDEGSQLAAFIAGTGLLPGAQKVVDFCAGGGGKTLALTQMMAGEGEIWACDVVEKRLRAIEPRLARAQASAHFIHFSDPEDEALLTPLADADLVLVDAPCSGSGTWRRHPEEAHRLTEDEVRRLHLLQVQILGRAARCVKPGGRLVYVTCSVLDDENAESAEAFEAAHAEFQPLSVESLLKAGAGLSFDSTNLNTAGHRLSLSPYKTRTDGFFLAAWERLSR, from the coding sequence TTGACGCCTGCTGCCCGCTTACAAGCCGCCGCCGAGATTCTCGACCAGCTTGTGGTCACGCGCGCCACGGCCGAGACGGTGCTGAAAGCGTGGGGGCAGGGCCATCGCTATGCCGGTTCCAAGGATCGCCGCGCCATTGCCGACCGCGTCTATCGCTGCCTGCGGGCGCGGCAACGCCTGATCTGGGCCATGCAGGCCGATGAACGCCATCCTGGCCGGGCGCTCGTTCTGGGCTCTCTGGCCCTGATCGACGGCCTGCCGCTGGCGGAGATCGACGCTCTGTTCAGCGGTCAGGGCTACGGGCCGCCGCCCTTAAGTGCGCAGGAGCGCCAACGCTTGGCGGCGGGTGAGGGGGATGCGCCGGACTGGGTGAAAAGCGGCCTGCCGGAATTCGTGGTGGCGCGATTCCAGCGGCAGTTTGGCGATGACTGGGCGGCGGAGGCCACCGAACTGATGGCGCCGCGCGCCCCGATTGATCTGCGCGTCAATGGATCACGCACTACGCGCACGGCCATGCTCGACTATTTGCGCGAGGCGGGCCTGAGCCCGGAACCGACGCCGTTTTCCGCTTTCGGCATCCGTTTGCCCGCCGAACCACCGCCCAATCTCGTCAAGCTCGACGCCTATCAAAACGGCCTGATCGAAATTCAGGACGAAGGCTCGCAACTGGCGGCCTTTATCGCAGGCACTGGCCTGTTGCCCGGCGCGCAGAAGGTGGTCGATTTTTGCGCCGGTGGTGGTGGCAAGACCCTGGCCCTGACGCAGATGATGGCCGGAGAGGGTGAAATCTGGGCCTGTGATGTGGTTGAAAAGCGTTTGCGCGCCATTGAGCCACGTCTGGCGCGCGCGCAAGCCAGCGCCCATTTCATTCATTTTTCCGATCCCGAAGATGAAGCCCTGCTGACGCCGCTGGCTGATGCCGATCTGGTGCTGGTCGATGCGCCCTGTTCCGGTTCGGGCACATGGCGGCGTCACCCGGAAGAGGCGCATCGTCTGACGGAAGACGAGGTGCGCCGCCTGCATCTGTTGCAGGTGCAGATTCTGGGTCGCGCCGCGCGCTGCGTCAAACCCGGTGGACGGCTGGTCTATGTTACCTGCTCGGTGCTGGACGATGAAAACGCCGAAAGCGCCGAAGCTTTCGAAGCCGCCCATGCCGAATTCCAGCCCCTGTCGGTGGAAAGCCTGCTGAAAGCGGGGGCGGGCCTGTCTTTCGACTCGACAAACCTCAATACGGCGGGCCATAGGCTCAGTCTCAGCCCTTACAAAACCCGGACGGACGGCTTTTTCCTCGCCGCCTGGGAACGTCTTTCAAGGTAA
- a CDS encoding MAPEG family protein, giving the protein MTYELWVLVWAAILGLVMIVLPLVFASTRKGFLVWSLSSRDTPFDKGVIGERLDRAFANFKQTFVFFAVTVILLALAHKSDTTTMWGVRLYLAARIIYIPLYAFNLIVLRTLCWAVSIAGIIMCLGALFH; this is encoded by the coding sequence ATGACTTATGAGCTTTGGGTACTGGTCTGGGCCGCCATTCTCGGCCTTGTGATGATTGTCCTGCCGCTGGTCTTCGCGTCTACGCGCAAAGGTTTTCTGGTATGGTCGTTGTCGTCACGCGATACGCCGTTTGACAAGGGCGTCATCGGCGAACGTCTTGATCGCGCCTTTGCTAATTTTAAGCAAACCTTTGTTTTCTTTGCGGTCACGGTTATCCTGCTGGCGCTCGCCCACAAATCGGATACAACCACGATGTGGGGTGTGCGGCTCTATCTGGCGGCGCGCATCATCTATATACCGCTCTATGCTTTCAATCTGATCGTTTTGCGCACCCTGTGCTGGGCGGTTTCGATAGCCGGCATCATCATGTGCCTCGGTGCTCTGTTTCACTAG
- the guaB gene encoding IMP dehydrogenase: MDIREGLTFDDVLLEPGPSDVVPTSVDTKTKFTRTISLNIPLVSSAMDTVTEAPLAVAMAQNGGLGIVHRNLTNEEQADEIRTVKRFESGMVINPIVIHPDTKLAEVRDIIARRHISGFPVVERETNKLVGILTNRDIRFEGDGAKTAADVMTTQNLITVREGVAQGEARGLMARHRIERIIVVDEAYRAVGLITVKDMEKAQAYPLAAKDTSGRLLVGGASTVGDAGFERSMALVEAGADVVVIDTAHGHSNLVSEAVTRLRNETNKVQIVAGNVATYDATRALIDAGADAVKVGIGPGSICTTRIVAGVGVPQLTAILDSVRAAEGTGVPIIADGGIKFSGDLAKAIAAGACSAMLGSMFAGTEEAPGEVILYQGRSYKSYRGMGSVGAMASGSADRYFQKEVRDSMKLVPEGIEGQVPYKGPVGPVIHQLVGGLRAAMGYVGAPTIDAFQQRARFVRITGAGLRESHVHDVMITREAPNYRQ; this comes from the coding sequence ATGGATATACGCGAAGGCCTAACCTTCGACGACGTTTTGCTGGAGCCCGGTCCCTCGGATGTGGTGCCCACCTCTGTCGATACGAAGACGAAATTCACCCGCACCATCAGCCTGAACATTCCGCTGGTATCCTCAGCGATGGATACGGTGACGGAAGCACCGCTGGCCGTGGCGATGGCGCAGAATGGCGGCTTGGGGATCGTCCACCGCAACCTGACCAATGAAGAGCAGGCCGACGAGATTCGCACCGTCAAGCGCTTTGAATCGGGCATGGTCATCAATCCAATCGTCATCCATCCTGACACCAAGCTGGCCGAGGTGCGTGATATCATCGCACGCCGCCATATTTCCGGTTTTCCGGTAGTGGAGCGCGAAACCAATAAGCTGGTCGGTATCCTGACCAACCGCGACATCCGTTTTGAAGGCGACGGCGCCAAGACCGCCGCTGACGTGATGACGACGCAAAACCTGATCACGGTGCGCGAAGGCGTGGCGCAGGGCGAGGCGCGCGGCCTGATGGCGCGTCACCGCATCGAACGTATCATCGTGGTCGATGAAGCTTACCGCGCCGTTGGCCTGATCACGGTCAAGGACATGGAAAAGGCGCAGGCCTATCCTCTGGCCGCCAAGGATACGTCGGGTCGTCTGCTGGTAGGGGGCGCTTCCACCGTAGGCGACGCCGGTTTCGAGCGTTCGATGGCGCTGGTCGAAGCCGGAGCCGATGTTGTGGTCATCGATACGGCGCACGGCCATTCGAACCTCGTATCGGAGGCCGTCACCCGGCTGCGTAATGAAACCAACAAGGTGCAGATCGTGGCTGGCAATGTGGCCACCTATGACGCCACACGCGCCCTGATCGACGCTGGCGCTGACGCCGTCAAGGTGGGGATCGGGCCGGGCTCGATCTGCACCACGCGCATCGTGGCGGGGGTTGGCGTGCCGCAACTGACGGCCATTCTCGACAGCGTTCGCGCCGCTGAAGGCACGGGTGTACCGATCATCGCCGATGGCGGTATCAAGTTTTCGGGCGATCTGGCCAAAGCTATCGCAGCGGGTGCGTGCTCGGCCATGCTGGGTTCGATGTTCGCGGGCACCGAAGAAGCGCCGGGCGAGGTGATCCTTTATCAGGGCCGTTCGTATAAATCCTATCGCGGCATGGGTTCGGTGGGCGCGATGGCCTCGGGTTCGGCGGATCGTTACTTCCAGAAGGAGGTGCGCGATTCGATGAAGCTGGTGCCCGAAGGCATCGAGGGTCAGGTGCCGTACAAGGGGCCGGTCGGGCCGGTCATCCACCAGCTTGTCGGCGGCTTACGCGCCGCGATGGGCTATGTGGGCGCACCGACGATTGACGCCTTTCAGCAACGCGCGCGTTTCGTGCGTATCACCGGCGCGGGTCTGCGCGAAAGCCACGTCCATGACGTGATGATCACCAGGGAAGCGCCTAATTACAGACAGTAG
- a CDS encoding RlmE family RNA methyltransferase, which produces MSDKLPPKPPAKPEDEPRRRMVKPPEGGNMSGRGTGHTAVKTAKRRTQSSAKWLERQLNDPFVQQAKAEGWRSRAAFKLIEIDERFHILGKGARVVDLGCAPGGWVQVAIKRGASKVVGVDLLPVDPVPGAELIQADFTYPAIGEQLMEMMGGRADVVLSDLAHNTVGHKQTDHLKIMSLLEMAADFALLNLKSGGTFAAKAFQGGETEAVLLRLKLSFESVRHFKPKSSRADSSEIYIVAMGFKG; this is translated from the coding sequence ATGAGTGACAAATTACCCCCAAAACCGCCTGCAAAACCCGAAGATGAGCCGCGCCGCCGCATGGTGAAGCCGCCGGAAGGGGGCAATATGTCCGGGCGCGGCACGGGCCACACCGCCGTCAAAACCGCCAAGCGGCGCACGCAATCCTCGGCCAAGTGGCTGGAGCGGCAGTTGAACGATCCGTTTGTGCAGCAGGCCAAGGCCGAGGGCTGGCGTTCGCGCGCCGCCTTCAAGCTGATCGAGATCGACGAGCGCTTCCATATATTGGGTAAGGGCGCGCGCGTCGTCGATCTGGGCTGTGCGCCGGGCGGCTGGGTGCAGGTGGCGATCAAGCGCGGGGCGTCAAAGGTGGTGGGCGTCGATCTGCTGCCGGTCGATCCGGTGCCGGGGGCCGAACTGATTCAGGCCGATTTCACCTATCCGGCGATTGGCGAGCAGTTGATGGAGATGATGGGCGGCAGGGCCGATGTTGTTTTGTCGGATCTGGCCCATAATACGGTCGGCCATAAGCAGACCGATCACCTCAAGATCATGAGCCTGCTCGAAATGGCGGCGGATTTCGCGCTTCTCAATCTGAAAAGCGGCGGCACCTTCGCGGCCAAGGCCTTCCAGGGCGGAGAAACCGAGGCGGTATTGCTCAGGCTCAAGCTGAGTTTTGAATCGGTGCGCCATTTCAAACCCAAATCGAGCCGGGCGGATTCGTCGGAAATCTACATCGTGGCGATGGGGTTCAAGGGATAG
- a CDS encoding peptidylprolyl isomerase, giving the protein MSEDLENTLILTLDTGPVTIRLRPDLAPTHVARIKELAREGFYDGIVFHRVIPGFMAQGGDPQGQGFGGSGKKIKAEFNNEPHVRGVCSMARSQNPDSADSQFFICFDDARFLDKQYTVWGEVTDGMDNVDALPKGEPPRNPGKIVTMRVAADVEAS; this is encoded by the coding sequence ATGTCCGAAGACCTCGAAAACACACTTATCCTGACCCTCGATACCGGCCCGGTCACGATCCGCCTGCGCCCCGACCTGGCGCCCACCCATGTGGCCCGCATCAAGGAACTGGCGCGCGAAGGCTTTTATGACGGCATCGTCTTTCACCGCGTCATCCCCGGCTTCATGGCGCAGGGCGGCGATCCGCAGGGTCAGGGCTTTGGCGGCTCCGGCAAGAAGATCAAGGCCGAGTTCAACAACGAACCGCATGTGCGCGGCGTCTGCTCGATGGCGCGTTCGCAAAATCCCGATTCCGCCGACAGCCAGTTCTTCATCTGCTTCGACGACGCCCGCTTCCTCGACAAGCAATATACGGTGTGGGGCGAAGTGACCGACGGCATGGATAATGTCGATGCCCTGCCCAAGGGCGAGCCGCCGCGCAATCCCGGCAAGATCGTCACCATGCGCGTGGCCGCCGATGTCGAAGCCTCTTAA
- the queA gene encoding tRNA preQ1(34) S-adenosylmethionine ribosyltransferase-isomerase QueA: MLISDFDFDLPEDRIALRPMQPREAARLLRVDGDALTDSHIGDIGQFLRKGDLLVVNDTRVLPVQLHGVRPRDGTEVAVEATLIKSLGASQWQAFLKPGRRVKPGDSLLFGDMACQLQADVSAKSEAKGEEGIYTLTFRHSQVELLERLHTVGAMPLPPYIRSKRREDEQDKQDYQTMFAREEGSVAAPTAGLHFTPALLESLTAQGVGIEQITLHVGAGTFLPVKVTDTDDHVMHAEFGVIPADVAARINAARAAGGRIVCVGTTSLRLMESACDDQGVIHPFAAETSIFITPGVRVRACDLLMTNFHLPKSTLFMLVCALTGTEAMKAAYAHAIANGYRFFSYGDACLLTNRSR, from the coding sequence ATGCTGATTTCCGATTTCGATTTCGACCTGCCCGAAGACCGCATCGCGTTGCGCCCCATGCAACCGCGTGAAGCCGCCCGCCTGTTGCGTGTTGATGGCGACGCCCTGACCGACAGTCATATTGGCGACATCGGGCAATTCCTGCGCAAGGGCGATCTGCTCGTCGTCAACGACACGCGCGTCCTGCCGGTGCAACTGCATGGCGTGCGCCCGCGCGACGGCACCGAGGTGGCGGTGGAAGCCACCCTGATCAAGAGCCTGGGCGCATCGCAATGGCAGGCTTTTCTCAAACCCGGAAGGCGCGTCAAACCGGGAGACAGCCTGCTGTTTGGCGATATGGCTTGCCAGTTGCAAGCTGATGTAAGCGCCAAGAGTGAGGCCAAGGGCGAGGAGGGCATTTACACCCTCACCTTCCGCCACAGTCAGGTTGAATTGCTGGAGCGCCTGCATACGGTCGGGGCCATGCCGCTGCCGCCCTATATCCGCTCGAAACGCCGCGAGGACGAGCAGGACAAGCAGGACTATCAGACCATGTTCGCGCGCGAGGAAGGCTCGGTGGCGGCACCCACGGCGGGCCTGCACTTCACACCCGCCCTGCTCGAAAGCCTGACCGCGCAAGGCGTTGGAATCGAGCAGATCACCCTGCACGTTGGGGCGGGCACCTTCCTGCCGGTCAAGGTAACGGATACAGACGACCACGTCATGCACGCCGAATTTGGCGTGATCCCGGCGGATGTGGCGGCGCGCATCAATGCCGCCCGCGCTGCCGGAGGCCGGATCGTCTGCGTCGGCACCACCTCATTGCGGCTGATGGAATCGGCCTGCGATGATCAGGGCGTGATCCACCCTTTCGCGGCGGAGACATCGATCTTCATCACGCCGGGCGTGCGCGTGCGCGCCTGTGACCTGCTGATGACCAATTTTCACCTGCCGAAATCGACCCTGTTTATGCTGGTTTGCGCCCTGACCGGCACCGAAGCGATGAAGGCCGCCTATGCCCATGCCATTGCCAACGGCTACCGCTTTTTCTCCTATGGCGACGCCTGTTTGCTGACCAACAGGTCGCGATAA